One region of Bacillus pumilus genomic DNA includes:
- a CDS encoding VanZ family protein produces MTFSAMFSIAYFLLLVPLYLYMRYRQAKKQKRFIYLRTEIVLACLFMYTNVLLYLTVFPNRFSAPRDQVSVNLMPLQSIYQNLHAYHHGYPNLVFLNLAGNILLFVPLGFFLYQAFRTMRWQKAILAGFFLSTMIEVLQWVFSQSGMITRSSDIDDILLNTLGTALGCMLYRIYRRRKEKIK; encoded by the coding sequence ATGACATTCAGTGCGATGTTTTCTATTGCTTATTTTCTCTTGCTCGTCCCGCTCTATCTATATATGAGATACAGACAGGCGAAAAAGCAAAAACGATTTATCTATTTACGCACAGAAATCGTTCTTGCCTGTCTGTTTATGTATACGAATGTTTTATTGTATTTGACGGTCTTTCCTAATCGTTTTTCCGCACCAAGGGATCAGGTGAGTGTCAACCTCATGCCTTTGCAGTCCATTTATCAAAATCTCCATGCCTATCATCACGGCTATCCCAATCTTGTTTTTTTAAATTTGGCAGGGAACATTTTGTTATTTGTGCCACTTGGTTTTTTTCTCTATCAAGCATTCCGAACCATGCGCTGGCAAAAGGCGATTCTTGCTGGCTTTTTCTTGTCAACCATGATTGAAGTGCTTCAATGGGTTTTCTCGCAATCTGGTATGATTACAAGAAGCAGCGATATTGATGATATTCTCTTAAATACACTCGGCACAGCGCTAGGTTGTATGTTGTATCGGATATATCGACGAAGGAAGGAGAAAATCAAGTGA
- a CDS encoding DUF6884 domain-containing protein produces MKRVCIIPCGAKKIWDVHPEAGSQPANLVYLSPLHQHTKSYAQTFFSDWLIISAKHGFLKADEIIHENYDVAFGTPHADQITREALRQQFHEKHLTAYDELVILGGKKYRKVIDPLLLPHQTAIYPLAPYKGIGYMIQALKQAVETKVELPPNI; encoded by the coding sequence GTGAAGCGAGTATGTATCATTCCATGTGGGGCAAAGAAAATTTGGGACGTCCATCCAGAGGCGGGGAGCCAGCCAGCGAACCTCGTTTATTTAAGTCCGCTGCATCAGCATACGAAAAGCTATGCCCAAACGTTCTTTTCAGACTGGCTGATCATATCAGCGAAGCATGGATTCTTAAAAGCAGATGAAATCATTCATGAAAATTATGATGTGGCTTTTGGTACACCGCATGCTGATCAGATAACACGTGAAGCACTAAGGCAGCAATTTCATGAAAAACATCTCACTGCATATGATGAACTAGTGATACTAGGTGGAAAGAAATATCGAAAGGTGATCGATCCTTTATTACTTCCTCATCAGACAGCGATTTATCCGCTAGCTCCATATAAAGGAATTGGCTACATGATTCAGGCGTTAAAGCAAGCCGTTGAGACAAAAGTAGAACTTCCGCCGAATATTTAA